The Etheostoma cragini isolate CJK2018 chromosome 10, CSU_Ecrag_1.0, whole genome shotgun sequence nucleotide sequence agttgcacatttttatttgccgatcctgtacatattcaaatatttgttctttttactttattcatattattatttcatgtatattctatgcatgtatatttttcttagtattccatttatatttatattctgtactTTGTGAcctattttgctgctgtaacaccgaaatttcccatttttcttggaatgaataaacatctatctatctatccatctatctatctatctagactGGCATGTTCAATTGGGGTCTTTAAATCGAAGCTTAAGACTTATTCCCTGCTGCGTCTGAGTCCTAAATGCTCCTTTATCCTTGGTGTTTTGTAtagtgttatttactttttactgcctcgatttttaaatgttttgtattgtttgtgtttgaagtgtattcttgctgtaaagcactttgatggaaagcgctctataaataaatgtattattattatttacacacacgAGTTTGGAGTGCTTTGTTGGATTCACAGGTTGCCCTTTCCATCGCTTAGAAACATATCGTAGCGCCACCATCAGGACAGAATTCaccatttaaagaaacattttggcTAAATCATCAGGTTTTGTTGTTCTGTACCACATTGTGTGCAATGAGAATTAAAGGTCTTGGTGGTTGTAATgcctttaaacaaacaaacgcACAGTTTACAGGTTTGATGAGAATATTGAATTCTAGAGTTGATCTCCgctttcatatttattaatttcagtCTAGTCGTTGTACTTATACCAGGAAATTGGCAGTCAAattgcacatatacagtatattgtgctATGCTCAGAGATTTAATATCCGTTAATTGAATCATTTTTATgtctaaaagatttttttttaaacatgaaatttTTCTCCCAGAATCCCTGTGGGTAGAAAAGGATTTACACTTGATGTAGACCGTCTGCAGATCTAATCAATCAACTGAGTTTAATTTCAGATCAATCAAACTCCGTCAGATCAGATCACAGCTTGGCAGATCAGTTCAGATTAAAGTACAGATTAGATAAAAATAAGATCATTTAAAGCAGATATTCAATGACTGAATTAGAATACACACTGTGAAAAGGCTAAAAAAAGGTCTCTGTGACATTTTATCTGTTAGTACCTGAACTTACGGCACTATTTGTCATTTAAGACAAACAACACGCCAACCTGGCACCCCCGTCAATGACTAATGCGCCACTTCAGCAGAGGAATCGATCCGGAGACCCGAGGTGGTGACCGCCAGGGCAACTTTGACCAAATCCACAGCCAATCAGGCATTTTGGAAACACAACTTCAgactaaatgaaagaaaacagagtgGCGAGGCATCCAGGCAGGCGTCAGTTGATAAATGACTCGGAGCTGATGGGAGGAAACACGCCCTAATGGACCGATCTCTACTGGATCAAAGTTCCCTTTTAGTCCCGGGTCAGTTCTCTTACAGTGGTGTCTCAGTGTGAACCAGCACTGTCTCTACCTCCAGGGTATAAATAATATCCCCTGTCAGACGGTGGATGAGGCTGAGCAGATGACAGAGTCTGCAGGAAAAGGAGAAGCAGCTCTGTTAAACTTAactctgagcatgtgcagcGGATGCAGCTTTGCCCTGCTGGCAGAGGGGCTTAAAGACAGGGctgtcaagaccacctttgtcaagtccCAGACAAGTGCAAGACctggactagtcgagtccaagtccaGACTGAgcccaggacagaaaaaaggtcttatgcatgacagtatcaagacaatacTTTTTGTTAGGGGACGAGGAAGAAGGACCTAAATGCAGAGACAAGATGGCAGGCAGAAGTAGGTTTTCTGTGGCTTTAATTATATACAGTTCACAACCACAGGGAGCAAAAGGCAAAAGTCTCAAAACAAGTCCAAACCAAGCACGAGGGCAGCAGTCCAAAAACAGGGGAGTGAGCAAAGGGAAAGGCTTACAGAAGAACACAGGGAGGCTGCAACGGTCCTTCCAACCAGTAATCTAAATAAGGAACAAAGAGGGATGCAGACAGGCAGGGAAGCAAGCAACGGGACCAGCTCACAAAGGGTCACAGGGAGGCTGGCCGGAGAAACATGGACACGAGGATCACGGGGAAGCTGGCTGGAGGAAGACACAGAGACTGGTAGGAACATGAAGACTGGTAGGAACACAGAGACTGGGAGGAACATGGAGACTGGTAGGAACATGAAGACTGGTAGGAACACGGAGACTGGTAGGAACATGGAGACTGGGAGGAACATGGAGACTGGGAGGAACACGGAGACTGGTAGGAACACGGAGACTGGTAGGAACACGGAGACTGGTAGGAACACGGAGACTGGGAGGAACACGGAGACTGGGAGGAACATGGAGACTGGTAGGAACACGGAGACTGGGAGGAACATGGAGACTGGTAGGAACATGGAGGACTAGGTGGAGCGACGTCCAGCTGgtaggaggcctcggggaagacccatgactaggtggagagattatatcttcaacctggcctgggaacgcctcgggaccccccagtcggagctggctgatgtggcttgggaaagggaagtttggggtcccttgctggagctgctgccccccccccccccccccccccccccccccccccccgcaaccCAATACTGgctaagcggacaaagatggatgaatggatggacaGACTCTAATCTGaacccctgctggagctgctgcccccgcgacccgataccggataagtggacaaagatggatggatggattcatGGATATATTGCAATTTCCTAACTTCATTTCCGAATTAAAACAACCATATTGGTCCAAATATAAGAtatattagtaaaaaaaaaaaagtcttccgTAAATACTTCTAACAAAGTGGGGTCATCTTATATTTGGGGTCTAGACTTTTCAGCTGGTCGCACACGCTGGTTTTAGAACCAGAGGAAAACCTCATCAACATCTCGCTTTCAACACACTCATCATTGACAGCTTATCCGGggtcgggttgcgggggcagcagatCCGGCAATAGGGTGTGACGTAACAGACATTCAATAAATTTTCGAGATTGTTTCTTAAAATGCGCAACATGCCgtgaagaacagaaaaaataacattaaatatgcaaaaaatgAGCAAGAGGTGAAATGAAACACGCCAGAAGCGTGTGTTTAATCCGCTGTGGATCACAGATCTGCAGTCACCATCCATCTGCTCCAtctgatctcacacacacacacacacacacacacacacacacacacacacacacacacacacacacacacactcatttaaatatttatatttaatgtttgagtgtttttcttGGTTAGCACATTAAGAACACaatccagctgtgtgtgtccAGACATGTCGTTATTCCCTAATAACTAACACAGCTGAAGAGAAACCACTCACACTTTCAGAGTCTGTTCAAAGTCTTCCAGCACATGGTAGGCGTGAGTGTTGTTCTCTACTGTAGCAGCTGTTAATCTCTGCAGAGAGTAGACGAGTTCACATTGGTATTCTGCAGCAGCGGCGGCGGCCTCTCTGAATGGATTTCGTTTGGGAGAAATATGCTTTCTTTCCCgcattttatcttttatctCCTCGGTGTGAAGGATTTGTCTGTTTAAAGCCTCCGACCGCTCCACTCTCACTCCCAGCGTTCCCTTCTCTCTGCTCCGTTTACGCTCTTTATTCCTTCAACCTGctccaccatcaccatcaccaacaccatcaccatcaccaccatcaccaacaccatcaccaccatcaccaccatcaccaaCATCACCAACATCACCNNNNNNNNNNNNNNNNNNNNNNNNNNNNNNNNNNNNNNNNNNNNNNNNNNNNNNNNNNNNNNNNNNNNNNNNNNNNNNNNNNNNNNNNNNNNNNNNNNNNtgtatacttatgccccctgtattttaacatagggggtgtatacttatgccccctgtattttaacataggggggtgtaacaaggataattaattaaaagtaaccaaaacttttttttttttcatggttgaatgtaagaaaacacacaagggttaagatgggaagagtaatcaattatgTCACTCGTTACTGAAAAACACGTTATGTTACTTACAACGCCGTTGTTCCCATCACTGGGCTTCTTCTATGGTCTGAATGCTCAGgcctctgacctttgacctctccgCTGGTGACGTCATAACAACTGAGCAGACGGACCCCCACAGCAGCTCTCAGGTGCCCTCACATCTAATCTGTTTTGTTCCTCTGCACAGAGATGGAGCTGAACTAGTGTCTAACTTCCCTCCTCATGCATTACATACAGCTTTAGAAAGCGATCCAGTCTTTACACCAAGCCCGTCACCGCTGCAGAGTAGAAACCTCCATCTGATCGGAGAATGTTCTCGTGATGCAAATGACGATCAGAAACCCGCCCGTCGGGAGAGATAATCTCCCTCTTGAGAACGCAAGTCTACTATTTCCAATTTAAATGCGAGCAGAACGTGTCATTatctcatttttattgtttctagCTTAAATATTTTGACGTATAATTCTTGCAAATTGCTGAAAACTGTGTCAGATCGAAGTGGAATTATCTCAGTGTTTTCTCATCTCAATCTTCTGATCCTTGGGGTTTTTTGCCCTCAGGATTCCCTTTTAAGTATCTCGGGAATGAAGAAACAATTGTGTGAAAGTATCACATttgctctctttgtgtgtttgttccatCTCTTTATTGAAGGCGTGTGtctgaatggatggatgaaggactgaaggaaaggaaggaaaggtgggagagagatggggggatgacacAGGTCCCACTCagacccgggccgctgcaatcTTACTGGTTTGAGctagagcccccccccccgccatgAATGCATCATTTCATGTAGATCATTTACATAGTACACAgataatatacatacatacggTTGTATTATCATTTAGTTTCTTCAGATCATGGCCTGTACCCCCATCAGGcggttctcatgaaccatttgaGCATGtagaaatgacaaataaagcagTGAGCTATAACCTCTCTCTATTCATGAACAAGAAGAATGCCTTAATTCTTTATTTCCTTCATGTTGTGCTGAATCCATACACATGCGATAGCGATGAGAGACGAGAGAGTAAGAAGCGATGCTTCTTGCAGGATGCATTTTCAATGGCGCATTGATAATCTGCCTTTCTCACGCGTTTCTAACGTGATTCCCTACTTCCGGTTTTAGCTCTGTAAAACAAACGTCTAAACAAGAGACTGCAtaaaactacttcctgtttagctcgttaaacaaatgtcaaaataagagcCTGCATTAAAACTGCAAGTATGCCAAATTAAATGCATAAAAGTTCAACTTAAATGCCTGAAGGGAAGAACAACTTTAAATGgtatgtatttattactgtCAGCAGCACGTTGACTGGTGCTGTATGAAAGCATgaagatctgtgtgtgtgtgtgtgtgtgtgtgtgtgtgtgtgtgtgtggcgggtggttgttgatttattaaatgttaaaaacggGGTCTTAGGCTAGGCTGAAACCATGCAACGTTGATTAAACTGTGTTGCTAATAGAGTTTCACATTGACGTGACAGAAGCCTTTTGACCTGTGACCAAAAACAACCGCAAAAGGGGCGGAGTTTAGAGCCACGTCCTTCCTCATTGGACAGCGAAGATGCGCTCGGCACGTTGCCGTGCCAACgacggaccaatgagaatggatttgaatGCACCGGGTGAAAAAGGAACTGCCCCCCCAGGTGCAGGGGATAAAGTGTGTGATTTAGGATTATATTCAGGACTGGTCTAATGTGGCTCCATCACGGGGGGGNNNNNNNNNNCATGGGTCCggtccgctgtcagctgcagtgttatcatgctgtttgtgtcttgttgtcTTATTgtctcatcatcttcatcattctgttgcattaaaccttttcttaattctccATTGGACATTAGTCTCCTTCCTCGGAGATCCAACGAACACGAAGTAAGTCACGAAATTCTAACAGGGGCGTGTTTGGTCCTACAACACGGGGCCGAGGGGGGTTTGTGTCCTGGAAAGAAGTTAAAGGGAAAACCTAAGACTTGCAACCAGGAAACGGGGCAGTTCTGGGTAACGGGACTGGTGTTTTAACCCAATCCACAACCTTTTCTCCTAAtctcaacccttgtgttgactTTCCGTCAAAATTTAACATCAGTGCTTATTgattcttttaactttttcttatgtttttgtccctttttttcaacacttttggcgttttttttttatgttagtcAGTTTTTTGACGTATTCAGCACCATGTAACAGAAGCCGGGACCCGATCCCCGGTCTCCGTGGCGagagtcctgtgttgtttgacccctCTACCACCCAAACCAACCTCCCCACGCAGATTTCCAGCATTTAGCAGTCGATTCCATTTGTTtaataatgtgaccatttcaccgACTGCCCTGAGGCCGGGTTGGTTCTGCACACTGTGATGTCATTCAATTGGTGTTGTGTGGAAGGAATTACACATCTTAATTCAAACAATCCCAACCTGTACGAGCCGCNNNNNNNNNNNNNNNNNNNNNNNNNNNNNNNNNNNNNNNNNNNNNNNNNNNNNNNNNNNNNNNNNNNNNNNNNNNNNNNNNNNNNNNNNNNNNNNNNNNNAGCcagtaagtgtgtttgtgtgtgtgtgtgtgtgtgtgtgttgtgtgtgtgactctttATGttgagacacacgcacacacacacatctgaaaaatgagacaaacacttctttttttctctgaaggCTCTCTGGAATGGATGTTGTGGGACGAAACTGTTTCTATGGCAACTGCAGCCCATTTACTCcccatggtgtgtgtgtgtgtgtgtgtgtgtgtgtgtgtctatctgtctgagtgtgtgtgtgcgtgcacgtgtattaatatacagtgtctttttgctgtgtgtttttggtcattaacgtataaaaatataaatgcattaatactttgtggtttttattctgtgtgtctgtgagtgtgtgtgtgtgtgtgtgtgtgtgtgtgtgtgtgtgtctttagtgACACGACAGCGGCCAAGCTGTTCTGATGGATGGGAGTTGTGGCGTTGCCGGCGGCTGATCAGAAACGAGCAGAGCCGACACGGCGACACCAGTCGTCCGCCTTCTTTCCCGTCTTCTCCTGAGGGAACGGATGCAAACAATTGCATTTCTATTCTGaatattacaacaacaaaaaacgcaataaaaaaaacaccagaacaTTGTTGAGTCATGAATCCGAAGCAGATGTCTATGTTTGGAAAACGGCGAGTTGGCCAGCTCCACAAATTGGAGCGTCGCTGCACCTTCGCAGGAAGAACTTATAATGGCGCGTAGGGAGACCGAGACCTTCAACAGGCTGGACTGAGGTCTGACAGAAGTGTCATTTTGACAAATAACAGCcaaatatgaagaaaagaaTACCTTTTTTTGGGTTGCAGCACGTCGCCATGTCAGGTCTCAGCTGTGACGGAGACCACGGGTCCCTGATACGAGGACATTTGGAAGAAGCTGCTGCCAACTTCACGTCTAGTTAAATGTtttcacccttgtgttgtcttcccgtcaaaattgaaaatcaacacttttgttgacacttaaaacttttttgttcttttttcattttgttgtgtttgccacactacgtaacactgacttatcaactttagttttacatttatttttggaattaatggtcaataaacctcat carries:
- the LOC117951623 gene encoding protein PFF0380w-like; its protein translation is MQTGREASNGTSSQRVTGRLAGETWTRGSRGSWLEEDTETGRNMKTGRNTETGRNMETGRNMKTGRNTETGRNMETGRNMETGRNTETGRNTETGRNTETGRNTETGRNTETGRNMETGRNTETGRNMETGRNMED